From the Leptospira sp. WS60.C2 genome, one window contains:
- a CDS encoding DUF4136 domain-containing protein has protein sequence MKKYTLLLMMLIISCRTVAITTTDSRRNMNVKPGRYKLISENNDIKANFLGKIIDYKLNKIGFSTANDKYDFLIKFNYTVTDSREIKSAYSYTNPYGYTTTTFNNTRLYIKYLKIVIEDNKSNLLWESQSKEEGWCPNIISTSPELVVSIFQNFPNDSINVRREFNDYNGETSEIKSAFSDTNWSCQ, from the coding sequence ATGAAAAAATATACTCTATTACTAATGATGTTAATAATCAGTTGTCGAACTGTTGCAATAACTACAACAGATTCGAGAAGAAACATGAACGTAAAACCTGGAAGATACAAACTAATATCTGAAAATAATGATATAAAAGCAAATTTCCTAGGAAAAATAATAGATTACAAACTCAATAAAATTGGATTCTCTACAGCAAATGACAAATACGATTTTCTAATTAAGTTTAATTATACAGTCACTGATTCTAGAGAAATAAAAAGCGCATATTCTTATACGAATCCTTATGGTTACACAACTACAACATTTAATAACACAAGACTTTACATTAAGTATCTTAAAATTGTTATTGAAGATAATAAATCTAATCTCCTTTGGGAAAGTCAAAGTAAAGAAGAAGGATGGTGTCCAAACATTATCTCAACTTCACCGGAATTAGTAGTCTCAATTTTTCAAAATTTTCCAAATGATTCAATCAATGTTCGAAGGGAGTTTAACGATTATAACGGAGAAACTTCAGAAATTAAAAGTGCATTTTCTGATACAAATTGGTCATGCCAATAA
- a CDS encoding type II toxin-antitoxin system HigA family antitoxin, protein MIQEIEKVKNVWHDVKDILSVPHTDKQYKKLVKVLDELIDEVGNNEKHQLAPLLETVGNLIEEYENDHFIQPNAEPIEVLKFLMEENNLTQKDLSVLGSQGVVSEILNGKRDLNVRQIKALAEKFNISPAVFI, encoded by the coding sequence ATGATTCAAGAAATTGAAAAAGTTAAGAATGTATGGCATGATGTTAAAGATATTCTCTCTGTTCCACACACTGATAAACAATATAAAAAACTTGTGAAAGTTTTAGATGAACTTATTGATGAAGTTGGTAATAATGAAAAACATCAACTTGCTCCTCTTCTTGAAACAGTTGGTAATCTGATTGAAGAATATGAAAATGATCACTTTATTCAGCCTAATGCTGAACCAATCGAAGTTTTAAAGTTTCTGATGGAAGAAAATAATCTTACTCAAAAGGATTTAAGTGTTTTGGGTAGTCAAGGTGTTGTTTCTGAAATATTGAATGGAAAAAGAGATTTAAATGTTCGGCAAATCAAGGCTTTGGCTGAAAAATTCAATATTTCTCCTGCTGTTTTTATATAA
- a CDS encoding type II toxin-antitoxin system HigB family toxin, which translates to MHIISWKKLDDFINKHPNSESSLKSWFKIVKNTSFKDFNELRKVFNSVDQVGNLTVFNISGNHFRLIVAIHYNRQKVFVRNILTHNEYDKGKWKKENI; encoded by the coding sequence GTGCATATTATTAGCTGGAAGAAACTTGATGATTTTATTAATAAACATCCTAATTCAGAATCTTCATTGAAAAGCTGGTTCAAAATTGTTAAAAACACTTCTTTTAAAGATTTCAATGAATTAAGGAAAGTTTTTAACTCTGTTGATCAAGTCGGTAATCTTACAGTTTTTAATATTAGTGGAAATCATTTCAGACTGATTGTTGCTATTCATTACAATCGACAAAAAGTTTTTGTTCGGAATATTTTAACTCATAACGAATATGACAAAGGTAAATGGAAAAAGGAGAATATATGA
- a CDS encoding type II toxin-antitoxin system HigB family toxin — MRVISRKILKDFYSIPKYSDSKIPIEVWFKDTSKANWKSPSDIKEKYRNASFLKDNRIVFNIHGNKYRLIVKIHYNLQTVFIRFIGTHEQYDKINAEVI, encoded by the coding sequence GTGAGGGTTATTTCGAGAAAAATTTTAAAAGATTTTTACTCTATTCCTAAATACTCTGACTCTAAAATCCCTATTGAAGTTTGGTTTAAAGACACTTCCAAAGCTAACTGGAAATCTCCTTCTGATATCAAAGAAAAATACAGAAATGCTAGTTTCCTTAAAGATAATAGAATCGTTTTCAATATACATGGGAATAAATACAGATTAATTGTTAAGATTCATTACAATTTACAGACTGTTTTCATTAGATTTATTGGTACACATGAACAATATGATAAAATCAATGCTGAGGTGATTTAA
- a CDS encoding antitoxin, with product MKSKIDKTPTKNPTLSKEENEILASYEAGEWKSIGLNNKLISSYQKAASATLAKNKRINIRLNQLDLQSIQKKAFEEGLPYQTFISSLIHKFVTGKLVEK from the coding sequence ATGAAATCTAAAATTGACAAAACTCCTACAAAAAATCCTACCCTTTCTAAAGAAGAAAATGAAATTCTCGCTTCATATGAAGCTGGTGAATGGAAATCAATCGGATTGAATAACAAATTAATCAGTAGCTATCAGAAAGCTGCTTCTGCGACATTAGCAAAGAACAAACGAATTAACATTAGGCTTAATCAATTAGATTTACAATCAATTCAAAAGAAAGCTTTCGAAGAAGGTTTACCTTACCAAACCTTTATTTCTAGCTTAATTCATAAATTTGTTACTGGTAAATTAGTAGAGAAATAA
- a CDS encoding DUF2007 domain-containing protein produces MKLVFTSIDYTKIKIIEASLKSQNIKAITKGEDLDVLNGIIPRHSNLIEVYVPDEDFEKALSIIDTGNLAEEQFEEDDIEHIKQHRYESLKELSLKKDKIALLNLLCGILIISNIFFLILFLTQIDKNMKLKNSITNSSVVYDFDYDKNCMRGLSKIDQILLSEECYIDDSEIRKTAKYYNLEGILKLEYLNPYNLDFFTIEVSYDRFGKKISEFTDFDHDDNYDEWILYDNKEKILKKYKDLNKDFRFDESERVY; encoded by the coding sequence ATGAAATTAGTTTTTACTTCAATCGATTATACAAAAATAAAAATCATAGAAGCGTCACTAAAATCTCAAAATATTAAAGCAATTACAAAGGGAGAAGACTTAGATGTTTTAAATGGAATAATTCCAAGACATTCCAATTTAATTGAAGTTTACGTTCCAGATGAAGATTTTGAAAAAGCCTTATCTATAATTGATACCGGAAATCTTGCTGAAGAACAATTTGAAGAAGATGATATTGAACATATCAAACAACATCGTTATGAAAGTTTAAAAGAATTATCATTAAAGAAAGACAAAATAGCACTTTTAAACTTATTATGTGGAATTTTAATTATTTCAAATATTTTCTTTCTAATTCTCTTTCTTACCCAAATCGATAAAAACATGAAATTGAAAAATTCCATTACTAATTCTTCAGTTGTGTATGATTTTGATTACGATAAAAATTGCATGCGCGGTCTTAGTAAAATTGACCAAATATTATTGTCAGAAGAATGTTATATAGATGATTCGGAGATTCGAAAAACCGCTAAGTATTATAATTTAGAAGGAATTTTGAAATTAGAATATTTAAATCCATATAACCTCGATTTTTTTACGATAGAAGTTTCATATGATAGATTCGGAAAGAAAATAAGTGAATTTACCGATTTTGATCATGATGATAATTATGATGAATGGATTTTGTATGATAACAAAGAGAAAATTCTAAAAAAATACAAAGATTTAAACAAAGACTTTAGGTTTGACGAATCCGAAAGAGTATACTAG
- a CDS encoding reverse transcriptase domain-containing protein yields MTNRNPHFFTKKSRIISNNPAYQKAIETYAIKLISQGLPPILSLKDIGYLTNTSNDFIKKIVQRNIDCYKKFTIRKKSGGLRWIYIPNSQLNSVQYWIKKNILSTRQPHFASQAYTKGNSVKKNASIHCNAEWMVKIDIKNFFESISELKVYKVFLNLGYSKFVSFCLARICTVQIKSKERLNSKRWKYQRTRNELILGSLPQGTVTSPLLSNLCAFDLDTRCSIIASQYNFIYSRYSDDLIFTSVVKDKKNALYLMREVFESLISLGYTPNYKKTSLVHSGNRKIVTGLVVNSDHPTLPKNFKIYIKNSLYYCKIYGPLEHCKRIGFKSVLSFRQHLKGKILFAKSIDPKLGASFESDYLKIIWPDT; encoded by the coding sequence ATGACTAACCGGAATCCCCATTTTTTTACAAAAAAATCACGTATTATCTCAAATAATCCAGCTTATCAGAAAGCAATTGAAACTTATGCTATTAAATTAATTTCGCAAGGCTTACCTCCTATTCTCTCTCTAAAAGATATTGGCTACTTAACAAATACTTCAAATGACTTTATCAAAAAAATTGTCCAAAGAAATATCGATTGTTATAAGAAATTTACGATAAGAAAAAAAAGTGGCGGTTTAAGATGGATCTACATTCCTAATTCGCAATTGAATTCAGTTCAATATTGGATCAAAAAAAACATTTTATCCACTAGACAGCCACACTTCGCTTCGCAGGCATATACGAAAGGAAACTCTGTCAAAAAAAACGCATCAATTCACTGTAATGCTGAATGGATGGTAAAAATCGATATTAAAAATTTCTTCGAATCAATCTCCGAATTGAAAGTATATAAAGTATTTTTAAATTTAGGATACTCAAAATTTGTTTCGTTTTGCTTAGCTCGAATATGTACGGTTCAAATCAAATCAAAGGAGAGACTTAATTCGAAAAGATGGAAATACCAACGCACTCGAAATGAATTAATTCTAGGAAGCCTTCCTCAAGGTACAGTTACTAGTCCCCTACTTTCAAATCTTTGTGCATTCGATTTAGATACTAGATGTAGTATAATAGCTTCGCAATATAATTTTATTTATTCAAGATATTCGGATGATCTTATATTTACTAGTGTGGTTAAAGATAAAAAGAACGCTTTATATCTTATGCGTGAGGTATTTGAATCTTTAATTTCTTTAGGTTACACACCTAACTATAAAAAAACATCACTCGTACATTCAGGTAATCGTAAAATTGTAACTGGACTCGTCGTAAATTCAGATCATCCTACCCTACCAAAAAATTTTAAAATATATATAAAAAACAGTCTATACTACTGTAAAATATATGGACCACTAGAACATTGTAAACGAATAGGATTTAAAAGTGTATTATCATTCCGTCAGCATCTTAAAGGAAAAATACTTTTTGCAAAATCAATTGATCCTAAATTAGGGGCTTCATTTGAATCAGATTATTTAAAAATAATATGGCCAGATACTTGA
- a CDS encoding type II toxin-antitoxin system HigA family antitoxin gives MNIKPIKNQKDHLEALAEIEKLWDAKKNTPEYDKLDVLITLVDAYEAKHYPIDDPDPIEALKSVMDDMNMKSIDLGNLIGGRSRATEILNRKRKLTLEMIRKINQNLGIPTDILVKEYKVKTPKTGRKRTPSVA, from the coding sequence ATGAACATTAAACCTATCAAAAATCAAAAAGATCACTTAGAAGCTCTTGCTGAGATTGAGAAACTTTGGGATGCGAAGAAAAATACTCCCGAATACGATAAATTAGATGTTTTAATTACCTTAGTTGATGCCTACGAAGCTAAACACTACCCTATTGATGATCCGGATCCTATTGAAGCTTTAAAATCCGTTATGGATGACATGAATATGAAAAGTATTGATTTAGGAAATTTAATTGGCGGGCGAAGTCGTGCCACTGAAATCTTAAATCGGAAAAGAAAGCTTACTTTGGAAATGATAAGAAAGATTAATCAAAATCTAGGAATTCCAACTGATATTCTTGTAAAAGAATATAAAGTCAAAACACCAAAGACAGGAAGAAAAAGAACGCCGTCCGTGGCGTAA
- a CDS encoding DUF3806 domain-containing protein — protein MKKRMIKFLSIFLLIQTSYMTSEPIYKDKNLSIFPLNELETQQLNDLRTLALKFCNEKLKKEIKFPISLEDLQLATNHLNKRTDPNITYGIGVLIGDILVLKHNMKWLAVEDEYGRDPVIFVDRTLYYIGTLTLISKRVEDGEKIDIKYIISQIENHMKENLKQYKSY, from the coding sequence ATGAAAAAAAGAATGATTAAATTTTTAAGCATATTTTTGCTTATACAAACAAGCTACATGACTTCTGAACCTATTTATAAAGATAAAAACTTATCTATTTTCCCATTAAATGAATTGGAAACGCAACAATTGAATGATTTGCGAACATTGGCTTTAAAATTCTGCAATGAAAAATTGAAGAAAGAGATAAAATTTCCAATTTCTTTAGAAGACCTCCAGTTAGCGACAAATCATTTAAACAAAAGAACAGATCCTAATATCACTTATGGAATCGGGGTTCTTATAGGTGATATTTTAGTTTTGAAACATAATATGAAATGGCTAGCTGTTGAAGATGAATACGGAAGAGATCCTGTTATTTTTGTAGATAGGACTCTATATTATATAGGAACACTAACTTTAATCTCAAAAAGAGTTGAAGATGGCGAAAAAATTGATATTAAATATATAATTTCACAAATTGAAAACCATATGAAAGAAAATCTTAAGCAATATAAGTCTTATTAA
- a CDS encoding BrnT family toxin — protein sequence MKNYRWDLEKDEILRKERGISFELILFQIENGYILDIIKHPNNDKYPNQSIFIIEIENYVYLVPFIETKDEIFLKTIIPSRKATRNYLSKEVDNNEI from the coding sequence GTGAAAAATTATCGTTGGGATTTAGAGAAGGACGAGATCTTAAGAAAAGAACGTGGTATCTCTTTTGAACTAATTCTTTTTCAAATTGAAAACGGATATATCTTAGATATCATTAAACATCCAAATAATGATAAATATCCTAACCAATCAATTTTCATTATTGAAATAGAAAACTACGTCTACTTAGTTCCTTTCATCGAGACTAAAGACGAAATCTTCCTAAAAACTATTATTCCCAGCAGAAAAGCTACACGTAATTATCTTTCAAAGGAAGTCGACAACAATGAAATCTAA